One region of Candidatus Manganitrophus noduliformans genomic DNA includes:
- a CDS encoding AbrB/MazE/SpoVT family DNA-binding domain-containing protein: protein MSDLATTKMSSKGQVVIPENIRKRLKLKAGSQFVVVGDEDVVILKAISAPSMEEFDTLIAEARKQAREAGLKKADIAAAVAKARGRN, encoded by the coding sequence ATGTCTGATTTAGCGACAACAAAAATGTCCTCCAAAGGGCAGGTCGTCATTCCGGAGAATATTCGTAAGCGACTGAAATTAAAAGCCGGCTCTCAGTTCGTAGTGGTAGGGGACGAAGATGTGGTGATCCTCAAAGCCATTTCGGCTCCGTCTATGGAAGAGTTTGACACCTTGATCGCAGAGGCCCGTAAACAAGCCAGAGAAGCCGGTTTGAAGAAGGCGGATATCGCTGCTGCAGTTGCGAAGGCCCGGGGCCGGAATTGA
- a CDS encoding type II toxin-antitoxin system VapC family toxin: MKNIVLDTDILINFLRGQETARDFLSSLIDEATLYCSVITVAEIFARMREHERKKTEELLDSFNLIEITKEIAEKAGNYKNRIKSQTLELDDCLIAASAKSIGAILATENIKHYPMTDIKKRTVSGRSR; the protein is encoded by the coding sequence ATGAAAAATATTGTATTGGATACGGATATCCTCATCAACTTCTTGAGAGGCCAGGAGACCGCGAGAGATTTTCTCTCTTCGCTCATCGATGAAGCAACCCTCTATTGCTCCGTTATCACAGTTGCGGAGATCTTTGCGCGGATGAGAGAGCACGAGAGAAAGAAAACAGAGGAACTTCTGGATAGTTTCAATCTCATCGAAATCACGAAAGAGATCGCTGAAAAAGCGGGAAATTACAAAAACAGGATCAAGAGTCAGACCCTCGAACTGGATGATTGCTTGATCGCCGCGTCGGCCAAGTCAATCGGAGCGATTCTTGCCACAGAAAATATTAAACATTACCCCATGACTGATATCAAAAAGAGGACCGTTTCTGGCAGAAGCAGATAA
- the parS gene encoding type II toxin-antitoxin system Xre/ParS family antitoxin, protein MDTLTIKESDKQADAIFKKIFHKQLKSYMDVIEMSKEGITKASLMEFIHFLNFSPDQFAHLLPITLRTIQRYSSKQKFSPTISEHIIQLVFLVGKGIEVFGSLEKFMGWFNTPSKALGGRVPSDLVSLKTGTQMVMDELGRIEYGVYA, encoded by the coding sequence ATGGATACGCTTACAATAAAAGAGAGCGACAAACAAGCGGATGCGATCTTCAAAAAGATCTTCCATAAGCAATTAAAATCCTACATGGACGTCATCGAAATGAGCAAAGAGGGGATCACCAAAGCCTCCCTCATGGAGTTTATTCATTTTTTAAACTTCTCGCCCGATCAGTTTGCACATTTGCTTCCCATCACGCTTCGCACGATTCAGAGATACTCCAGCAAGCAGAAATTTAGCCCCACCATCTCCGAGCACATTATCCAGTTGGTCTTTCTCGTGGGAAAAGGCATCGAGGTGTTCGGATCACTCGAGAAGTTTATGGGCTGGTTTAATACACCGAGCAAGGCCTTAGGCGGGAGGGTCCCGAGCGATTTGGTCAGTCTTAAAACCGGGACCCAAATGGTCATGGACGAACTCGGTCGAATTGAGTATGGTGTGTATGCATGA
- a CDS encoding DUF1348 family protein yields METRPPLPPFTFETSKEKVQAAEDAWNSRDPERVAGAYTEDSQWRNRSEFFSGRDKIKEFLKRKWEKELDYRLKKELWSFTDNRISVRFEYEWHDDAGFWYRSHGNEQWEFAENGLMRRREASINDVPIKESDRKFRWERTPVMSR; encoded by the coding sequence ATGGAAACACGACCCCCGCTTCCTCCGTTTACCTTTGAGACGTCCAAAGAAAAAGTCCAGGCGGCCGAAGATGCCTGGAACAGCCGTGATCCGGAACGGGTCGCTGGTGCTTACACCGAAGACTCACAGTGGCGGAATCGATCGGAATTTTTCAGCGGTCGAGACAAGATCAAAGAATTTCTCAAACGGAAATGGGAAAAGGAGCTCGATTATCGCCTCAAGAAAGAACTTTGGAGCTTTACCGATAATCGAATTTCGGTTCGTTTTGAGTATGAATGGCATGACGACGCCGGATTCTGGTATCGCTCTCATGGAAATGAGCAGTGGGAATTCGCCGAAAATGGCTTGATGAGAAGACGTGAAGCGAGCATCAATGATGTTCCGATCAAAGAGTCCGACCGCAAGTTCCGGTGGGAGCGCACGCCGGTCATGTCGCGGTGA
- a CDS encoding type II toxin-antitoxin system Phd/YefM family antitoxin, giving the protein MERTVNIAEAKAHFSSLIESVAHEGERILLLSHGKPKAALVGVEDLKRLQGGLMTTTTRTVLTHAAELRRKIASRGKKHDAIEDDLEAIRGSKR; this is encoded by the coding sequence TTGGAGCGGACAGTCAATATCGCAGAAGCCAAGGCGCATTTCTCGTCCTTGATTGAAAGTGTAGCCCATGAAGGAGAGCGGATTCTCCTTCTATCCCATGGAAAACCCAAAGCAGCATTGGTCGGCGTCGAAGACCTAAAACGGCTCCAGGGTGGTCTGATGACAACAACGACGAGAACAGTGTTAACACACGCCGCCGAATTAAGGCGGAAAATTGCATCACGTGGTAAAAAGCACGATGCAATCGAGGATGATCTTGAAGCGATCAGAGGAAGCAAACGTTGA
- a CDS encoding DUF1634 domain-containing protein: protein MKMKIAVSEKVWSDHRVEQIVGNLLRFGVTVAAMIVLIGGSLYLIRYGAALPPYRGFQGEPDDLRSVSGVVADALSFRSRGLIQLGLLLLIATPVARVAFLAFAFVRQRDRFYAAMAIIILALLLYGLILAP, encoded by the coding sequence ATGAAGATGAAGATCGCGGTTTCGGAAAAGGTCTGGAGCGATCATCGGGTCGAACAGATCGTCGGGAATCTGCTCCGCTTCGGCGTGACGGTTGCTGCGATGATCGTCCTGATCGGCGGGTCGCTTTACCTGATTCGATACGGCGCAGCCCTTCCCCCCTACCGCGGTTTTCAGGGGGAGCCCGACGACCTGCGGAGCGTTTCGGGCGTCGTGGCCGATGCCCTGTCTTTCCGCAGCCGCGGTTTGATTCAGTTGGGACTCCTCTTACTAATCGCGACGCCGGTGGCTCGGGTGGCCTTCTTGGCCTTCGCGTTTGTACGCCAGCGTGATCGTTTTTACGCCGCCATGGCGATTATCATTCTGGCCCTGCTTCTTTACGGCTTGATTTTGGCCCCATGA
- a CDS encoding transposase, translated as MGFERPGGNLPIPKPPLLMGDPHRSVQPLFDGHPLRPKVIFNLIELPVWQKSRGRLILTAALELLSNQVTHFYSPKKNTDEMIKLLEVLLKQYKNEDRIFFSWDAASWHASKKLYEKVNEVNSPGCREINKTPIVKRAPLPSCARFLNVIESIFSGMAKTIIHNSNYYSVEDCMVAIDRDFTERNQYFKENPRRAGNKLWGKEISRAELSESNNCKDPKYTR; from the coding sequence GTGGGCTTTGAGCGGCCGGGTGGTAATCTGCCGATACCGAAGCCGCCGCTCCTGATGGGTGATCCGCATCGATCCGTCCAGCCGCTCTTCGACGGTCACCCGTTGCGCCCGAAGGTTATCTTCAATCTGATAGAGCTTCCGGTATGGCAAAAAAGCAGAGGGAGATTAATATTAACAGCTGCACTTGAATTATTATCTAATCAAGTGACACATTTTTATTCCCCAAAAAAGAACACTGATGAAATGATAAAGCTGCTTGAAGTCCTACTAAAACAGTACAAGAACGAAGATCGAATTTTCTTTTCATGGGATGCGGCATCTTGGCATGCATCAAAGAAACTTTATGAGAAGGTGAATGAAGTTAATTCACCCGGTTGTCGAGAGATCAATAAAACTCCCATAGTTAAGCGCGCGCCATTGCCCTCTTGCGCTCGATTTCTCAACGTTATTGAATCGATTTTCAGCGGTATGGCAAAGACGATTATTCACAACAGCAATTATTATTCTGTTGAAGATTGCATGGTTGCGATTGACCGTGATTTTACCGAGCGGAATCAATATTTCAAGGAAAATCCAAGAAGGGCAGGGAATAAGCTATGGGGCAAGGAAATTTCAAGGGCTGAATTAAGCGAAAGTAATAATTGCAAAGATCCTAAATATACGAGATGA
- a CDS encoding putative toxin-antitoxin system toxin component, PIN family has translation MFFVSGVFFTGPPYQILKAWREGRVRLIVSPEILEEYERVGKILAEEFPSINLQPILDFVTIKAEIISAERLSERVSDDPDDDKFLACAISANSKIVISGDRHLLKVSGFRGIKVMKPRPFVDDYLT, from the coding sequence ATGTTTTTTGTCTCAGGGGTGTTCTTTACCGGTCCTCCTTATCAGATCCTCAAAGCGTGGAGAGAGGGAAGAGTAAGATTGATCGTCTCCCCGGAAATACTCGAGGAGTACGAGCGAGTCGGCAAAATCCTTGCTGAGGAATTCCCATCCATCAACCTTCAGCCAATCCTCGATTTTGTTACAATCAAGGCGGAGATAATTTCTGCTGAACGGTTATCTGAGCGTGTCAGCGACGATCCTGACGATGATAAATTTCTTGCCTGCGCGATTTCAGCGAACAGTAAAATCGTTATCAGTGGAGACCGGCATTTGCTAAAGGTGTCTGGTTTCAGGGGCATTAAAGTAATGAAGCCACGTCCTTTTGTCGATGACTATCTCACTTGA
- a CDS encoding potassium/proton antiporter — MISDFHIEYILVGASILILISVFASKASGRLGVPSLLLFILIGMLAGSDGPGGIEFADFRLAQSLGVIALSFILFSGGLDTDWRRVRPVLGKGLALSTLGVLITAVLVGLFAMLILDLSFIQGMLLGAIVSSTDAAAVFAVLRSKNVSLRGNLKPLLELESGSNDPMAVFLTIGMIGLLSDPGASMLDLIPMFVQQMAVGALLGYAMGRGMTHLVNRMRLEYEGLYPVLTLSLVLLTYGATASLGGNGFLAVYVAGLMMGNSDFIHKKSLMRFQDGVAWLMQITMFLTLGLLVFPSQLVPVIGAGLFISAFLIFVARPLAVFLTLFPFKMDIKEKLLLAWVGLRGAVPIVLATFPLLAGVPQADTLFNLVFFIVLTSALLQGSSIPWVARKLGVEAPLPDRSPYPITYGPNERVKGELIEIEIPSRSPVVGKQIVDVGFPREALIVLIRRKDEFLVSTGATVLEPEDILLILGNQEALTKARSFIEGDSSTEGVRPLA, encoded by the coding sequence ATGATCTCTGATTTCCACATTGAATACATTCTCGTCGGCGCTTCTATTCTCATTCTGATCAGCGTCTTCGCCAGCAAAGCCTCGGGGAGATTGGGGGTTCCCTCGCTTCTCCTCTTCATCCTCATCGGCATGCTCGCCGGATCGGACGGACCCGGGGGGATCGAATTTGCCGATTTCCGGCTGGCCCAGTCGCTCGGGGTCATCGCTCTCTCCTTTATTCTTTTTTCCGGCGGCCTCGACACCGATTGGAGAAGGGTTCGTCCCGTCCTCGGAAAAGGCCTTGCCCTCTCCACGCTCGGTGTCCTGATCACGGCGGTGCTGGTCGGCCTCTTTGCCATGCTGATTCTCGATCTCTCATTTATTCAAGGGATGCTTCTCGGGGCGATCGTCTCCTCCACCGATGCGGCGGCGGTTTTCGCGGTCCTTCGGTCGAAGAATGTCAGCTTGCGGGGAAATTTAAAGCCGTTGCTGGAGCTCGAATCGGGAAGCAACGACCCGATGGCGGTCTTCCTCACGATCGGCATGATCGGTCTCTTGTCCGATCCGGGCGCTTCCATGCTCGATCTGATCCCGATGTTCGTTCAGCAGATGGCGGTCGGCGCCCTCCTCGGATACGCGATGGGGAGAGGGATGACCCACCTGGTCAACCGGATGCGGCTGGAGTATGAAGGGCTCTATCCGGTGCTGACCCTCTCTTTGGTTCTCCTCACGTATGGGGCGACCGCCTCGCTTGGAGGGAATGGGTTCTTGGCGGTTTATGTCGCCGGTCTGATGATGGGGAACAGCGACTTCATTCATAAGAAGAGCTTGATGCGCTTTCAGGACGGGGTGGCTTGGCTGATGCAGATTACGATGTTCCTGACCCTGGGGCTGCTGGTCTTTCCATCGCAGCTCGTTCCGGTCATCGGGGCCGGCCTCTTCATTTCGGCCTTTCTGATTTTCGTCGCCCGTCCCCTCGCCGTCTTTTTAACCCTCTTTCCATTCAAGATGGACATTAAAGAGAAACTTTTGTTGGCCTGGGTGGGACTGCGCGGCGCGGTTCCGATCGTTTTAGCGACCTTCCCGCTGCTGGCCGGTGTTCCCCAGGCCGATACCCTCTTCAACCTCGTCTTTTTTATCGTCCTGACCTCCGCCCTTTTGCAAGGATCGTCGATCCCCTGGGTCGCAAGAAAACTCGGGGTCGAAGCCCCCCTTCCCGACCGGTCTCCCTATCCGATCACCTATGGGCCCAATGAAAGGGTCAAGGGGGAGCTGATTGAGATAGAAATCCCGAGCCGCTCTCCCGTGGTCGGAAAACAGATCGTGGATGTCGGCTTTCCCCGGGAAGCCCTGATCGTCTTGATCAGGAGAAAGGATGAATTCCTTGTCTCCACCGGAGCAACGGTTCTTGAACCGGAAGATATTTTATTGATTTTAGGGAATCAAGAAGCCCTTACAAAAGCCCGCTCTTTCATCGAAGGGGATTCATCCACTGAAGGAGTAAGGCCTCTCGCCTGA
- a CDS encoding YbhB/YbcL family Raf kinase inhibitor-like protein, whose protein sequence is MKVTSRSIQNNKRIPEVNAAGVPGPSGPVPGQNKSPHISWSDFPANTKSFAIIVHDPDVPSKPDDVNKSDRTVPYNLPRVDFYHWVLVDIPANMTALAEGQDSDGFTPKGKKPGKVTYGVRGINNYKEWFGNDPQMGGDYGGYDGPWPPFNDERLHHYHFTVYALDVPSLKMPERFNGPDALKAMQGHILDKATLIGTYALNPNPRD, encoded by the coding sequence ATGAAAGTGACCAGCCGCTCCATTCAGAACAACAAACGTATTCCCGAAGTGAACGCCGCGGGCGTTCCGGGGCCGAGCGGTCCCGTTCCGGGACAGAACAAGAGCCCGCATATCTCTTGGTCCGACTTCCCGGCGAATACCAAGTCATTCGCAATCATCGTCCACGACCCCGACGTGCCGTCGAAGCCAGACGACGTCAACAAATCGGATCGAACCGTTCCGTACAACCTGCCGCGCGTCGATTTCTATCACTGGGTCCTCGTCGACATTCCGGCGAACATGACCGCGCTGGCCGAAGGGCAAGACTCGGACGGCTTCACCCCCAAAGGAAAGAAGCCGGGGAAGGTCACCTACGGCGTGCGCGGGATCAACAACTACAAGGAATGGTTCGGCAACGACCCTCAGATGGGGGGTGACTATGGCGGCTACGACGGGCCGTGGCCCCCCTTCAACGACGAGCGGCTCCACCACTACCACTTCACCGTCTATGCGCTCGACGTCCCGTCGCTCAAGATGCCGGAGCGGTTCAACGGGCCCGACGCGCTCAAGGCGATGCAGGGGCATATCCTCGATAAAGCGACGCTGATCGGGACCTACGCCCTGAACCCGAACCCGCGGGATTAG
- a CDS encoding type II toxin-antitoxin system VapC family toxin: MNAVCVDASFALKLVIPEPESEDVAAMWEEWQTTGRNVVSPWLFAFEVLAVLRRKVFRKELSSTEGRRAWEILSDLAIELRHHDALWIKAWELASKYDRPTTYDTAYLALAHLVKCELWTADRRLVNAVGRKDTRIRLIESR, encoded by the coding sequence TTGAATGCGGTTTGCGTTGATGCTTCTTTTGCGCTGAAGCTTGTAATCCCTGAGCCAGAGAGCGAAGATGTGGCAGCAATGTGGGAGGAGTGGCAAACCACTGGAAGAAACGTGGTGTCACCTTGGTTGTTTGCATTCGAAGTCCTCGCTGTTTTGAGAAGGAAGGTCTTCCGAAAAGAGCTTTCATCTACAGAAGGTCGTCGCGCGTGGGAGATTCTCTCGGATCTGGCAATTGAGCTGCGTCATCACGACGCACTCTGGATAAAAGCATGGGAACTCGCATCGAAGTACGATCGGCCCACCACCTACGATACAGCCTATCTTGCCTTGGCTCATCTGGTCAAATGTGAATTGTGGACGGCTGATCGTAGGCTTGTGAACGCGGTCGGTAGGAAAGACACCAGGATTCGATTGATCGAATCTCGGTGA
- a CDS encoding sigma-54-dependent transcriptional regulator: protein MDSVRTKSDIILLVEKNPDLLVLYKSVADAARYETAITQNFETAWKILKKEEPVLIFLEIGIHGDPQKGLLFIERALQLKPDVSIAIVSYTTDPKIIDKALGRGVIDYIDKSKRDRLSKQIEQIVMKVDIEVQNNRRVDKDGGFRINTDQIIVGTSPLMRQIYKLIPRVAETRASVLICGESGTGKELIARAIHAQKGIQAPFIPIDCGCMTKSLLESELFGVRAKYPGFHNADRLVGKFEAAGRGTLLLDEIGNMPADIQPALLRVLWEREFRPLGFEKPMPLQAQVIASTNIELEELIRRGRFREDLYFRLNTLRFTLPPLRKRREDIPLLIQHFLEQHEKQSGEYFEIVPEAIEMLTAHNWPGNIRELAQTLWGTLTTSQSHYLVPRHFALLTRNNRSFPVMTSTPKSFRESVTEFQKQLIVNTLNACNGNRNQAARELGIARGSLFHFIRKFAIQEMPGSRNGHSIGTNGLKSKDSAESVSPSVTISAGPENGSLKIHSV, encoded by the coding sequence ATGGATTCTGTGAGAACAAAAAGCGACATTATCTTGCTCGTCGAAAAGAATCCTGATCTCCTGGTTCTTTACAAGTCCGTTGCAGACGCTGCGCGGTACGAAACCGCTATCACCCAAAATTTTGAGACCGCCTGGAAAATTCTGAAAAAGGAGGAACCGGTGCTCATCTTCCTGGAAATCGGAATCCATGGAGATCCACAAAAAGGGCTTCTCTTTATTGAGAGAGCACTGCAACTTAAGCCAGATGTCTCTATTGCCATCGTTAGTTACACGACCGATCCCAAAATTATTGATAAAGCTCTCGGCCGAGGTGTCATCGATTACATCGATAAATCCAAGCGCGATCGGCTATCCAAGCAGATCGAACAAATCGTGATGAAAGTCGATATAGAAGTTCAAAATAACCGAAGGGTAGATAAGGATGGCGGCTTTAGAATCAATACCGACCAAATAATTGTTGGAACGTCCCCCCTCATGCGGCAGATCTATAAGCTGATTCCAAGAGTGGCGGAAACCCGAGCTTCGGTACTCATTTGTGGAGAAAGCGGCACAGGGAAGGAGCTGATCGCCCGCGCGATCCATGCTCAGAAGGGTATTCAGGCGCCTTTTATTCCAATTGATTGCGGCTGTATGACCAAGTCTCTCTTGGAATCGGAATTATTCGGTGTGCGCGCGAAGTACCCCGGATTTCATAATGCCGATCGCCTCGTTGGGAAATTCGAAGCGGCAGGCAGGGGAACTCTTCTACTAGATGAAATCGGAAATATGCCGGCCGATATCCAGCCGGCCCTTCTACGGGTACTCTGGGAAAGGGAATTCCGTCCATTAGGATTTGAAAAGCCAATGCCGCTTCAAGCGCAGGTGATCGCCTCAACAAACATCGAATTGGAGGAATTAATCAGAAGGGGGCGATTCCGTGAAGATCTTTATTTTCGGCTAAACACACTTAGATTTACTCTCCCACCGCTTCGCAAGCGACGGGAAGACATCCCGTTGCTGATCCAGCATTTCCTCGAGCAACACGAAAAACAATCGGGTGAGTACTTTGAAATTGTCCCCGAAGCGATTGAGATGCTCACTGCGCACAACTGGCCTGGAAATATCAGAGAGCTTGCGCAGACCCTATGGGGTACACTGACTACGTCCCAATCGCACTACTTAGTGCCGCGCCACTTTGCACTCCTAACCCGTAACAATCGAAGTTTTCCGGTTATGACATCAACGCCGAAGTCTTTCCGGGAGAGCGTTACGGAATTCCAAAAACAGCTCATCGTGAACACGCTGAATGCCTGTAATGGCAACCGCAACCAAGCAGCGAGGGAACTCGGAATTGCACGCGGCAGTTTGTTCCATTTCATTAGAAAATTTGCGATTCAGGAGATGCCTGGATCAAGGAATGGCCATTCTATTGGGACCAACGGCTTGAAGTCTAAAGATTCAGCTGAGAGTGTGTCACCGTCGGTGACGATCTCGGCAGGCCCAGAAAATGGCAGCTTGAAGATTCATTCTGTTTAG
- a CDS encoding type II toxin-antitoxin system VapC family toxin has protein sequence MAVSVKGKVVHDTNVFVDYLRLQLHSDWVFGNVGNVIRFLPSVVLMELRFGADTPRRKRAVDRIKAAFPASRLISPDAESYDWAGSLFRRIHGNGSGLKDRLGPMNDLLIALTARGIGATVITRSLKEFEGIAAHVPGLKFSSPD, from the coding sequence ATGGCCGTATCTGTAAAAGGGAAGGTCGTTCATGATACAAATGTCTTTGTCGATTATCTGAGGCTTCAGCTTCATTCGGACTGGGTCTTCGGAAACGTGGGGAATGTGATTCGTTTTCTTCCATCCGTTGTCCTGATGGAACTTCGGTTCGGCGCGGATACCCCGCGACGTAAGCGGGCCGTGGACCGCATCAAGGCGGCCTTTCCGGCGAGCCGGCTGATCTCGCCCGACGCGGAGAGCTATGATTGGGCCGGCAGCCTCTTCCGACGTATTCATGGAAACGGAAGCGGTTTAAAAGACCGGCTTGGACCGATGAATGATCTCCTGATCGCCTTGACCGCGAGGGGAATCGGCGCCACCGTGATCACGAGGAGTCTAAAAGAGTTCGAAGGAATCGCCGCTCACGTTCCCGGCTTGAAGTTCTCCTCTCCGGATTGA
- a CDS encoding universal stress protein, producing MAILRRILMATDFSNYSKEALDHAVYLAKNVKAELYLFHVFEQPVYNPAASSRIGAGSIAVLEWINNVREKERGRLMTLAKEVGRKGIKVHPILKEGIPFYEILKSAEETSADLIVLGTQGRTGLDRFMMGSVAERVAQKAPCPVYVVRPKTRAAIKKRRRAGPD from the coding sequence ATGGCGATCCTGCGTCGGATTTTAATGGCAACCGACTTTTCGAATTATTCAAAAGAGGCCCTCGACCATGCCGTTTATTTGGCAAAAAACGTCAAGGCGGAGCTGTACCTGTTCCATGTGTTCGAGCAACCGGTCTACAATCCGGCCGCGTCGAGCCGTATCGGCGCAGGGAGCATCGCGGTCCTTGAATGGATTAATAACGTGAGGGAAAAGGAGCGCGGTCGACTGATGACCCTTGCCAAAGAGGTCGGTCGCAAAGGGATCAAGGTTCATCCGATTTTGAAAGAAGGGATTCCGTTCTACGAAATTCTCAAATCCGCCGAAGAAACCTCGGCGGATCTGATCGTGCTCGGCACGCAGGGCCGGACCGGTCTCGACCGCTTCATGATGGGGAGCGTGGCCGAGCGGGTGGCGCAAAAGGCCCCCTGCCCGGTGTATGTCGTCAGGCCCAAGACCCGCGCGGCAATAAAAAAGAGAAGACGCGCAGGCCCGGATTGA
- a CDS encoding type II toxin-antitoxin system Phd/YefM family antitoxin — translation MEQVNIHNAKTHLSQLLERAGSGEEIVIAKAGKPVAKLVSVQPSRKRRKKGLMKGKLKISKAFDKPLPEEIRAAFERETE, via the coding sequence ATGGAACAAGTTAATATTCATAACGCAAAGACCCATCTCTCCCAGCTATTGGAGCGGGCTGGTTCGGGTGAGGAGATCGTCATCGCCAAAGCAGGAAAGCCTGTAGCCAAATTGGTATCGGTGCAACCATCGCGAAAAAGACGTAAGAAGGGGCTGATGAAAGGGAAGCTTAAGATCAGCAAGGCCTTCGATAAACCGCTGCCAGAGGAAATTCGGGCCGCATTTGAGAGAGAAACAGAATGA
- a CDS encoding response regulator produces the protein MVSFRGVFGLKNVLIVIPGDREILNPLRRLVETLLNEIRFVPAKVIGTSSRTQALGFIQRHRTDLLLIEHTALRINGFHFVQSIPNRSSIKRVVLVAKVRLTLDEMEQLIRVGIHSALERPLNRDELKQVLRKVLLRAEAI, from the coding sequence ATGGTATCTTTCCGCGGGGTTTTCGGATTGAAAAATGTATTAATCGTCATCCCCGGAGACAGAGAAATTCTGAATCCGCTTCGACGCCTTGTTGAAACGCTGTTGAACGAGATTCGGTTTGTCCCCGCAAAGGTGATCGGCACATCATCTAGAACCCAGGCATTAGGATTCATTCAACGTCACCGAACTGATCTACTTTTGATCGAGCATACAGCACTACGAATCAACGGATTCCACTTCGTTCAATCGATTCCGAATAGGTCCTCGATAAAGAGAGTTGTATTGGTCGCAAAGGTTCGCCTTACCTTGGATGAAATGGAGCAATTGATTCGGGTAGGAATTCATTCGGCGCTTGAAAGGCCTCTTAATAGAGATGAGCTCAAACAAGTTTTGCGCAAAGTTCTTTTACGAGCGGAGGCAATCTAA
- a CDS encoding type II toxin-antitoxin system VapC family toxin: protein MRLLLDTHLMLWWLTGDRRLPKQADQLIADSDNEVYVSAASIWEVAIKSALGRIEGDVTEIEAALGPSGFLQLPINGKHAAQVSKLPPHHQDPFDRMLVAQSLIEPMRLLTHDRTLAKYGEMVILT from the coding sequence ATGAGGTTGCTCCTGGATACTCACTTAATGCTCTGGTGGTTAACCGGTGATCGGCGGCTTCCCAAGCAAGCCGATCAGCTTATTGCGGACTCCGATAATGAAGTATATGTCAGCGCCGCCTCTATTTGGGAAGTCGCGATTAAATCTGCGCTTGGAAGAATTGAAGGAGACGTTACAGAGATCGAGGCTGCGCTGGGACCGAGTGGGTTTCTTCAACTGCCAATCAATGGTAAACATGCAGCTCAGGTTTCAAAGCTTCCTCCTCATCATCAGGACCCATTCGACCGAATGCTCGTGGCTCAAAGTCTTATTGAACCGATGCGTCTTCTGACTCACGATAGAACGCTGGCAAAATATGGAGAAATGGTCATCCTGACCTGA
- a CDS encoding response regulator, whose product MIGILVVDDDRAKRHEIEDLIKIVLANRPHLPVDIRFAGSAEEAIGILTSEDIALLITDYELPGLNGLELIQQISDRVSTKKILLSETPPSLQVRILGAEAGLEGIFRKPIRRKELKQILLNLF is encoded by the coding sequence ATGATTGGTATCCTGGTTGTGGATGATGATCGCGCAAAGCGACATGAGATTGAGGATCTTATTAAAATCGTTCTCGCCAATCGACCGCATCTTCCGGTCGACATACGGTTTGCCGGTTCAGCGGAAGAAGCAATCGGAATACTTACAAGTGAGGACATAGCGCTTTTGATTACCGATTATGAGTTACCTGGTCTTAACGGTTTGGAGCTCATCCAGCAGATCAGCGATCGGGTGTCGACGAAGAAAATCCTTCTAAGCGAAACTCCACCCTCGCTTCAGGTTCGCATTCTTGGTGCGGAAGCTGGACTCGAGGGTATCTTCCGTAAGCCTATAAGACGGAAAGAATTAAAACAGATCCTCCTGAACCTTTTTTGA